A segment of the Collimonas fungivorans genome:
GGAACTACAATGTCAGCCATGAACAAGGCATTTGTAAAAGAATCCGAAGGCGATGACGACGATCTCGAATTCGGATTGCCGGCGATCCCTCCCGGCACCAAGAATTACATGACCCCGGAAGGCTATCAACGCATGAAGGATGAGCTGTTGCGCCTGATTGACGTGGACCGGCCGGAAGTGGTGCGCATCGTTTCCTGGGCTGCTTCCAACGGCGATCGTTCGGAAAACGGCGATTATATCTACGGCAAGCGCCGGCTGCGCGAAATCGACCGCCGCATCCGCTTCCTGACCAAACGGCTGGACCTGGCGGAGGTGGTCGATCCCAGCGTGCATCACGGCCGCGACCAGGTGTTTTTCGGCGCCACGGTGAGTTACCAGAACCATGCCGGCGAAGAGCATACGGTGACTATCGTCGGCATCGACGAACTCGATCCGCTGCACGGCAAGATCAGCTGGATTTCGCCGGTAGCGCGGGCCCTGACCAAGGCCCGTGAAGGCGACAGCGTGACCCTGATGACCCCGGCCGGGATTGACGAGCTGGAAATACTGGCGGTCAGCTACCCCGAGCCGCAATAGCAGTACAGGGAAGGCCAATCCCCGCGCGCTTACCGTTTCTGATACTGCTGGCTGCCAAACAGGATATCGCGCGCCTTGTCGTCGGTCAGCGGCTTGCGGGCCGAAGTCAGCACCTCGACGCCGCGTTTCACCGCCGGCCGTTCGCTGATCGCATCGAACCAGGTTTTCAGGTGCGGATATTCGCTCAGTTCTATGCCCTGGTTTTTCCAGGAACGAAGCCACGGGAAAGTGGCGATGTCGGCGATCGTGTATTCGTTGCCGGCCAGGTAAGGATGCTGCGACAGTTGCTTGTCGATCACGCCATACAGGCGCTTGGCTTCGTTGGTATAGCGGTTGACCGCATACTCTATTTTTTCCGGTGCGTAGATGCGGAAATGGTGGGCCTGGCCCAGCATCGGCCCGACGCCGCCCATCTGGAACATCAGCCATTGCAAGGTATTGAATTTTTCGCGGTCGGTATGACCGAGGAAGCGGCCGCTCTTGCCTGCCAGGTAGAGCAGGATCGCACCGGATTCGAACAGCGAAATCGGCTTGCCGTCGGGGCCGTCTGCATCGACGATGGCGGGGATCTTGTTGTTGGGTGAAATCGACAGGAAATCCGGCTTGAACTGGTCGCCGGCGCCGATATCGACTGCATGTACCCGGTAAGGCAGGCCCAGTTCTTCCAGCAGGATGTGGATCTTGTGGCCGTTCGGCGTGGCCCAGCTATAGACATCGATCATGGCGATTTCCTTTGTTGTGCAATTGCGCGTTTGAATTCTGCTGATGAGTTGTGCTTAGATTTTTGCCAGCCGCTGCAGCGCCTGCTGCAAGGTCTGGTCTTGTTTGGCGAAGCAGAAACGGACGATGCCCGATTCGCGTGGCGACTGGTAGAACGCCGACACGGGGATCGCCGCGACACCGATTTCGGAAGTCAGCCAGACCGCAAAATCCGCCTCGCTCAGCGAGGAAATGGCGGAATAGTCGACGCACAGGAAATACGTGCCGTCCGCCGGCAGGAGCTTGAAGCGGGTGTGTTTCAAGCCATCGCGGAACAGGTCGCGCTTGCGCTGGTAAAACGCCGGCAGTTCGAGATAGGGTGCGGGATCCTGCATGTATTGCGCGATCCCGTGCTGCACCGGCGTATTGACGGTGAAGATATTGTATTGATGGACCTTGCGAAATTCCGCCGACAGCATTGCCGGCGCCGCCACGTAGCCGATTTTCCAGCCGGTGACATGGTAAGTCTTGCCGAAGCTGGAAACAACAAAGGCGCGCGCGGCGAGTTCAGGATCGCGGCAGACCGATTCGTGGCGGGCGCCGTCGAACACCATGTGTTCGTAGACTTCGTCCGATAGGATCAGGATCTCGGTGCCGCGCACGATATCCTTGAGCGCTTCGATGTCGGCCTGCTTCAGCACGCTGCCGGTCGGGTTGTGCGGCGAGTTGATCATGATCATGCGGGTGCGCGGGCTGACTGCCGCGGCAATCCGGTCCCAGGGCACCTGGTATCCGTCCGCGCCCAATGTCATCTGCACCAGCACCGGCTTGCCGCCGGCCAGTTCGATAGACGGCACGTAGCTGTCGTAGGCGGGTTCAATCACGATCACTTCATCGCCCGGATGCACCGCGCACATGATGGCGGTCAGCAGGCCCTGGGTGGCGCCGGCGGTGACCGTGATTTCGGTGGCTGGATCGTAGCTGTGGCCGTAGATCTTGCCGATCTTGGCGGCGATGGCCTGGCGCAAGGCCGGCACGCCGGGCATCGGCGGATACTGGTTGAAGCCGTTTTTCATGGCGTCGCCGACAGCGTCGACCAGCGCCGGATCACAGTTGAAATCGGGGAAACCTTGCCCCAGGTTGACCGCGGATTTTTCGCTGGCCAGGGTCGACATCACCGTGAAAATGGTGGTGCCGACTTTGGGTAGCCTGGATTGAAGCTGTGTGAGCTTGGAGTCTGCGCCGGCTGCGCTATCGGGAATTCTTAAATCGCGGTTCATCTGCTGTCAGTCTTGGTGTCTGGATTTCGCATTTTAGCGGTTTGTCCGAGACTGCACAGGGCTGGGCGTATTCCTGGCTTCTAGATGCCGGCCGGGCTCCATGCTTGCGGCGCGACGATGGCAAAAAGCCCGGCCTTGGCGGTCTTGCGCGCCAGTTTCAGCAACGCCTTGTCCTTGGTGATCAGGGTGGTGGCGTGGGCGCCCAGCGCCAGCTCCAGGAATTTCTGGTCGTCGCGGTCGGTGCAGATAGGTAGGCGGACGCCGGGACGCGGGCTCAGCGCCTCAGCCTCCAGGCAGGTGATCAAGGCGTCGAATTCAGCATTGCAGGCCGGCCGGGTGTCGTCGGTGACGGGCAGATGCGAATAATGCAACACCATTTGCCATTCCTGGCGGCAGTCGGCGCGGGTGACGGCTTCGACTGCGCCGTTTTGCAAGGCGGCCATCAGGCCGGCCCAGCGCGGGTCGCGAAAGACAAACAGATCGAGGCAGACGTTGGTGTCGATCACGATGCGGGGTTTTGGCTGGCTGGCCTGGGCTGGTAAGTCTTGGTTCATGCGGGTTTCCATCAAACGATAGCGCGCATTTTACCTCGGCCGGCGATCCGGCGGCCGGCGATCCGGCGGCCCGCAGGCCGGCAAGCCATCTTCCAGCAGGAGCGAGAAAGCGGCGGCGAAGCGGTGCACGTCGCCAGGCCAGCGGGCTGAGACGTAATTGCCGTCTTGCACCACGAAAGCAGGGCGGCTGTCGTCGGCGCTGTCGCGGAACAAGCCGCTGCTTTTGCGAAAATGATTTGGCGCGCCGGCGGCGATGTCGATGAAGTCGCCCGGCTGCGCCAACGCTCGCGTCACTTCGGCCTGGACGCCGCGATAACCGGCGGCTTCACCTACTTGTTCGCCATAGGTGCGGTAATAAGCCGGGTCCCAGAAACGGCCGCAGAATTTCATCAAGTTCCAGGCGCTGCGCTCCAGCTTCCATGTCAGCGCGGTGGTTTTCCGGCCATGCAGCGCGGATTTGCCGCTGCGCGGCGAGCGGCTGCGGGCGGCCAGGACGACACCGTGGCAGATCGCGGCCACCGGCTTGCCGCTTTCGAAGAAGGCGCCGGTAAAATCCTGCAGCGGCTGGCTTTCCAGGTAAGCCAGCATGCCGCGTGCACGGTGGCCGCCGGGCAGCAGCAGGCCGTCGTAGCGGGCGACATCCAGCTCGGCATAGGCCAGCGGCGCCTGGAACGCGCTATCGCCTGCCAGCGCGGCATAATCGGCGCGCGCAGCGGTATTGGCGCGCAGCGCCAGTCCCAGCAATTTGATTTTCTTGAGCAGCGGTATCCAGCCCCAGGCATCCAGGCCTTCCCCGGACAGCATCAGCGGATCGGCCTCGGCCACCTTGCCGTCGGGCGTGGCGAACACCACCTGGTGTCCGCGCGAGGTCAGGATGCGCCACGAGACCGCAACTTCGCTGGGATCGAAATCCAGGCTGGGCAAGGGGATCAGGACGGTTTTCCGGATTGGATTCATGGGATCGCCGAGATGGGGTCGCCTAGATGGCGGTGTTCTGGATGGGACGCCTAGACAAGCTTCAAGGCATTGCTTATGCTGCGATCCTACAGGGAAATACCTGACTCATAGGGAAAATCGATGACGGTTCTTGCAACAGAACGGCTGGTCTTGCGCAAGCTGACCACGGACGACGCCGGGTTTTACCTGCGCCTGGTGAACGAGCCCTCGTGGCTGCAGTTCATCGGCGACAAAGGCATACGCAGCGTGGAAGCGGCGCGCGCCGCGCTGCTGAGCGGGCCGATGGCGATGTATGAGAGCCACGGTTTCGGTTTCTACATGGTGGAGCTTAAGGATAGCGCCACGCCGATCGGCATGTGCGGCCTGATCAAGCGCGAGACCCTGCCGGGCGTCGACATCGGCTATGCCTTTGTGCCGGAATTCTGGGGCAAGGGCTACGCTTACGAAGCGGCGTCGGCGGTGCTGGCGTTCGGCAACCAGACCTGCGGCCTGCAGCGGATAGTGGCGATTACCGCGCCGGACAACCATCAGTCGATCCGGCTGCTGGAAAAGATCGGCTTGAAATTCGAGGCATTGCTGGAGCTGAAGGGCGACGGCGAAAAAACCAAACTGTTTGCCTGCCAATTTTAGTTCGCTCTTGCCGCAATGCGGACCAGGCGCCGGCGTGCTATGGTGGCAGTTCGCAATCTCACTTCAGGAGGCGGTAATGAAGCTGATTGAGCCGGATGAAATGGAAGATTTCCAGGCGATCTTGCAGGCGCGGCATCTGGCTGCGGACGACTTCGAATTGCATCAGGTGGATACCACCGACCCCAAGACCGATGAAATATTCGGACTGACCGGTTTTGTCACGGTGAGCAGGAAATCCAACGGACACAAGAAGCAGTATCCGATAGGCGACGGTTCCAGCTGGGTAACCGAATTCGAGCGCGATCTGCAGCGAGGCGCTTTCGCAGGGTAATTAAGCGCCGGCAGCGAGCTGCCGCCAGCGCCGTTATGTTTGTTTCGGTATCATTGCGGACATTCTCAGGTTTATTTGGATATCGTCATATGCTGATTGTTTTGTCGCCCGCAAAATCCCTCGATTACAGCACTCCCAGCAGCACCGAAACACACACCACGCCGGATTTCATCAGCCATTCAGCCGAGCTGATCGGCGTCCTGCGCCAGCTGTCGCCGGCCGAGGTCGGCAGCATGATGAAAATCTCCGATCCGCTGGCCCAGCTCAATACCGCGCGTTTCGCTTCGTGGTCGAAGAAATTTACCAGCGCCAATTCCAAGCAGGCGATCATGGCTTTCAACGGCGACGTCTACGAGGGCCTCGATGCGGCCTCCCTGAGTACAGCGCAGCTGAACTACGCGCAAAGCCGGATCCGGATCCTGTCGGGCCTGTACGGCGTACTGCGGCCGCTGGACCGGATGCAGCCGTACCGGCTGGAGATGGGCACCAGCCTGGCCAACCCGCGCGGCAAGAATCTCTATGCGTTCTGGGGCGACACCGTGACCCAGGCCCTGAACCAGCAGCTCAGCCAGCAGAAATCCGACACGCTGGTGAACCTGGCGTCGGAAGAATATTTCAAGGTGGTGCGGCCGAAGGTGCTGGCAGCCAGCATCGTTACTCCGGTATTCGAAGATTGGAAAAACGGCAAGTACAAGATCATTTCGTTCTACGCCAAGCGGGCGCGCGGTTTGATGGCGCGTTATGCGGCGCTGAACAAGATCAGCGATGCGGAAAAGCTGAAAGCGTTCGACCTCGGCGGCTATCGATTTATTCCGCAGGATTCCGACAGCGGCCGCTGGATGTTCCGGCGCCGCCTGGCAGATTAAGATTAATTACAAAGGATGAAAAATGGCTGCAACTGAATTGGCCGTCGCCTACGCGGATATCGCCGCCGCCGCCAAACGCCTTGAGGGCGTCGCCTACAAGACGCCGGTGCTGACTTCCAGCCAGGCCGACCACCAGGCGGACGCCAGCGTGTTTTTCAAGTGCGAAAATTTCCAGCGGGTGGGCGCTTTCAAGTTCCGCGGCGCCTATAACGCCATCAGCTGCCTCAGCGAAGAGCAGAAGCAGCAGGGCGTGGTGGCGTTTTCATCCGGCAACCATGCGCAGGGCATGGCGCTGGCGGCGCGCATGCTGGGCGTGCACGCAACCATCGTCATGCCAAGCAACGCGCCGGCGATGAAGCTGGCGGCGACGCGCGAATACGGCGCCGAAATCATTCTGTACGACCGCGAGCGCGAAGACCGCGAGGTGATCGCCGCGCAACTGTCGGCCGAGCGCGGTTGCGCCGTGATCCCCGCATACGATCATGCGGACGTGATTGCCGGCCAGGGGACGGCGGCGAAAGAGCTGTTCGATGAAGTGGGGCCGCTCGATTACCTGTTCGTATGCACCGGCGGCGGTGGTCTGCTGTCCGGTTGCGCTATCGCCGCGGCGCAATTGTCGCCCGGCTGCATCGTCATCGGCGTCGAGCCGGAGGCTGGCAACGATGCACAACAATCGTTGCGAACCGGCAATATCGTGCATATCCCGGTGCCGGACACGATTGCCGACGGCGCCCAGACGCAGCATGTCGGCAAGCTGGTGCTGCCTATCCTGCAGGCATATGTAAAAGACATCGTTACCGTCAGCGACGACCAGTTGCGGACCCAGATGCGCTTCTTTGCCGAGCGCATGAAGATCGTGGTCGAGCCGGCGGGCTGCCTGGCGGCTGCCGCGGTCCTGCACCGGGTGTTGCCGTTCGCGAGAGAAAAAGTAGGGGTGATAGTCAGCGGCGGTAATGTCGATATGGAACTTTTTGCGCGCAGTATTGCTGTCGCGAAACCATTTTCCTGAACTCTGCCAGATAAAACCGTATGCCATATATTTCCTGCCGGTTTGACCGCCTTCCCTGCGAAGCGTTAGAATGCCGGGTTATTGAAAACTTGGGCCTCGGTAAATATGCGTCGTAAACTTGTAGCCGGTAACTGGAAAATGAATGGCAGTCTGGTTGCCAATGCTGCATTACTGGCGGAAATCAAGGCTGGGCAGGCTGCTCCCGGGCTGGCCGCAGCTCCTGCTTGCGATATTGCTATCTGCGCACCGGCGCCTTATCTCGCGCAATGCCAGGCCGAACTTGCCGGATCGGCAATTGCCTGGGGCGCACAAGACGTTTCCGCGCACACCGCCGGCGCCTATACCGGCGAAGTAGCGGTCAGCATGTTGCAGGATTTTGCTTGCCGCTACGTTATCGTCGGCCATTCCGAGCGGCGCGCTTATCACGCGGAAAGCGATGAGCTGGTGGCGCAGAAGGCATTGCGTGCCTTGCAGGCGGGTGTCGTGCCTATTGTGTGCGTCGGCGAAACCCTGGCCGAGCGCGAAGCTGGCCAGACCGATGCGATAGTGGGGCGGCAACTGGCGGCAGTGCTGGATGTGCTGGATGCGGCCGACCTGGCTCGGATCGTGGTGGCGTATGAGCCGGTATGGGCGATCGGCACCGGCAAGACAGCGACGCCGCAGATGGCGCAAGATGTGCATCTGGCCTTGCGCGCCAAGCTGGCGGGGAAGAATCCCGCAGCGGCGGCTGAAGTAAAGATTTTGTATGGCGGCAGCATGAAACCCGACAACGCTGCCGAATTGCTGGCCATGCCGGATATAGACGGCGGCCTGATTGGCGGCGCAGCGTTGAAGGCGGTTGATTTTCTGGCGATTGTCGCTGCAGCCCGGTAGTTCGATAGTCCGGATTTAGTAAAAATAAAGCATTAACTCTCCTTGGAAATCTATTAAATGAACACAGTATTTAACATCATTGTCATCGTTCAGGTGTTGTCGGCGTTGACGATCATCGGCCTGGTGCTGCTGCAGCATGGCAAGGGCGCCGACATGGGCGCGGCTTTCGGCTCCGGCGCTTCCGGCAGCTTGTTCGGCGCTACCGGCTCTTCGAATTTCCTGTCGAAATCGACCGGCGCGGCGGCCGCGCTTTTCTTTATCGCGACATTGGCATTGGTGTACCTGGGGAATCATCGTTCGGCGGTTACCGGCGGCGTGATGGAAAATCTGCCGGCGGCTTCGGCCCCTGCAGCGGCAACTCCAGCAACAGCGGCGCCTGCGGCAGCAATTCCAGACACATCGGCGGCGCCGGCTGCGGCTTCTGCGGCAGCCTCCGGATCGGCTAGCGCGGCAGCTTCCGTGCCGGCACCGTCGACCGGCAGCGCACAGTCGAATCAAATTCCAAAGTAAGACTAGTCTCACAGTGAAATTGCTGACTTTTAATCCGATTGTGCATTGAACAAAAGTAGCAAATCAGGTTAAAATACGCGCTTATGCCGACGTGGTGAAATTGGTAGACACGCTATCTTGAGGGGGTAGTGGCGAAAGCTGTGCGAGTTCGAGTCTCGCCGTCGGCACCAAAGAATATGAGGCCAGCAACGGTTGCCCCTGCGCTGGCTTTTTGTCGAGGAACTTGTGGCGTGGTTTGCCGGATTGGGGGCGTCAGGTTTGAGAATTCGAACCGGCAAATCATTCTGCTAATCGTTCAAACTACTGGCGCAAAATTGTGAACCTCGAAAATTATTTTCCCGTCCTGCTGTTTATTCTGATCGGTATCGCGGTTGGCATCGCCCCGCAAGTGCTTGGTCGTGTACTTGGGCCGCATCGGCCCGACTCCCAAAAAACTTCTCCATACGAATGCGGTTTTGAAGCATTCGAAGACGCGCGCATGAAGTTCGATGTGCGTTATTACCTTGTCGCCATTTTGTTCATTTTGTTCGATCTGGAAACCGCATTTTTCTTCCCGTGGGGGGTTGCCATGCGCGACCTCGGATGGCAGGGCTTTGTCACGATGATGGTGTTTATCGCCGAATTCGCGGTGGGCTTCTGGTACATCTGGAAACGCGGCGCTCTGGATTGGGAGTAAGCCATGTCTATTGAAGGTGTATTGAACGAAGGCTTTGTCACCACTACTGCTGACAAATTGATCAACTGGACCCGCACCGGTTCGCTGTGGCCGATGACGTTCGGCCTGGCCTGCTGTGCCGTCGAAATGATGCATGCCGGCGCCTCGCGCTACGACATGGACCGTTTTGGTGTAATCTTCCGGCCGTCGCCGCGTCAGTCCGACGTGATGATCGTGGCAGGCACGCTGTGCAACAAGATGGCGCCGGCCTTGCGCAAGGTGTACGACCAGATGCCGGAGCCGCGCTGGGTGATTTCCATGGGCTCTTGCGCCAATGGCGGCGGCTACTATCACTATTCGTATTCCGTGGTGCGCGGCTGCGACCGCATTGTGCCGGTCGACATTTACGTGCCTGGCTGCCCGCCGACTGCCGAAGCGCTGCTGTATGGCATCATCCAGCTGCAAAACAAGATTCGCCGCACCAATACGATTGCGCGCTAAGAGAGCACCATGACGACCAAACTGGAAACCCTGGAAGCCGCCGTGCGCAATGCGCTTGGCGACGACCTGCAAAGTCTGACCGTGGCCTTCGGCGAGATCACGATCGTGGTCAAGGCTTCGAATTACCTGTCGGCGATGCGCGTGCTGCGCGATCACGCCGATACCCGTTTTGAAGAACTGATCGACCTCTGCGGCGTCGATTATTCGACCTACGGCGACGGCGCCTGGGACGGCGCGCGTTTCGCGGCGGTTTCCCACCTGCTGTCGATCGAGCACAACTGGCGCCTGCGGGTGCGCGTGTTCGCGCCGGACGACGAGATGCCGCTGCTGGCTTCGCTGACCGAGATCTGGCCGTCGGCCAACTGGTATGAGCGCGAAGCATTCGATTTCTTCGGCATCCTGTTCGAAGGCCACAACGACTTGCGCCGCATCCTGACCGACTACGGTTTCATCGGCCATCCGTTCCGCAAGGATTTCCCGGTGTCGGGTTATGTCGAGATGCGCTACGACGCTGAGCAGAAGCGCGTAATTTATCAACCCGTAACGATCGATCCGCGCGAAATCACGCCGCGGGTGATTCGTGAAGAACATTACGGGATCAAATAATGGCAGAAATCAAGAACTACACGCTGAACTTCGGCCCGCAGCATCCGGCCGCGCACGGCGTTTTGCGCCTGGTGCTGGAGCTGGACGGTGAAGTGATCCAGCGTGCCGACCCGCATATCGGCCTGCTGCATCGCGGCACCGAAAAGCTGGCGGAACAGAAAACCTACCTGCAATCCGTACCCTACATGGACCGCCTCGACTACGTGTCGATGATGTGCAACGAGCACGGCTACGTGATGGCGATCGAACGCCTGCTGGGCCTGGAAGTGCCGCTGCGCGCCCAGTACATCCGCGTCATGTTCGACGAAATCACGCGCCTGCTGAACCACCTGATGTGGATCGGCGCGCATGCGCTGGACGTCGGTGCGATGGCGGTGCTGCTGTACGCATTCCGCGAACGCGAAGATTTGATGGATTGCTACGAAGCCGTATCCGGCGCCCGCATGCATGCGGCTTATTATCGTCCAGGCGGCGTTTACCGCGACCTGCCGGACACCATGCCGCAGCACAAGGCCTCGCTGGTGCGCAATGCCAAGGCAATCAGCGCCCTGAATGAAAACCGCCAGGGTTCGCTGCTGGACTTCATCGAAGATTTCACCGTGCGCTTCCCGAAATACGTGGATGAGTACGAGACGCTGTTGACCGACAACCGTATCTGGAAACAGCGCCTGGTCGGCATCGGCGTGGTGTCGCCGGAGCGCGCCAAGGCCATGGGCTTTACCGGCGCCATGCTGCGCGGTTCCGGCGTCGAATGGGACCTGCGCAAGAAGCAGCCGTACGAAGTGTACGACTTGCTGGACTTCGATATCCCGGTCGGCAAGAACGGCGACTGCTACGACCGTTACCTGGTGCGGGTGGAAGAAATGCGCCAGTCCAACCGGATCATCAAGCAATGCGTAGAGTGGCTGCGCAACAACAGCGGCCCGGTGATGACCACCAACCACAAGGTTGCGCCGTCGTCGCGGGTCGACATGAAATCGAACATGGAAGAGCTGATCCATCACTTCAAGCTCTTCACTGAAGGTTTCCATGTGCCGCCGGGCGAAGCGTATGCCGCGGTGGAGCATCCGAAGGGCGAGTTCGGCGTCTACATCGTTTCCGATGGCGCCAACAAGCCGTACCGCCTGAAGATCCGTGCACCTGGCTTCCCGCATCTGCAAGGGTTGAACGAAATGGCCAAGGGCCACATGATTGCCGATGCCGTCACCATCATCGGTACGCAGGATATCGTTTTCGGTGAAATTGACCGTTAAGTCTGCTGTTACCAATTAACTATAGCGCAACATACCGCGCACGAATGGCCAACACATGTTGTTAAGTCAAGACACATACAAAAAAATCGATCGCGAAGTAGCGAAATTCCCCGCCGACCAGAAACAGTCGGCGGTGATGGCCGCGCTGGCGATTGCGCAGGATGAAAAGGGCTGGCTGGCGCCGGAAACCATGCAGGATGTCGCAGACTATCTGGGCATGCCGGCCATCGCGGTGCAGGAAGTCGCGACCTTTTACAATATGTACAACACCAAGCCGGTCGGCAAGCACAAGATCAGCATCTGCACCAACCTGCCGTGCCAGCTGTCCGGCGGCGAGCGCGCTGCAGAGCATCTGAAGCACAAGCTCGGCATCGGTTTCCGCGAAACCACGGCCGACGGCCAGTTCACGCTGGTGGAAGGCGAGTGCATGGGCGCTTGCGGCGATGCGCCGGTGCTGTTGGTGAACAACAAACGCATGTGTAGCTGGATGTCGAACGAGAAGATTGACGGCTTGTTAGAGGAACTGAAAAAATGACCAGCCTGCACAATCGTCACATCAATCCGCTGATCCTGGCTGACCTGGACGGCAACAACTGGCACTACGCCGATTACGTCAAGCGCGGCGGCTATACCGCCCTCAAGCGCATTCTGTCTGAAAAAAT
Coding sequences within it:
- a CDS encoding NADH-quinone oxidoreductase subunit D — protein: MAEIKNYTLNFGPQHPAAHGVLRLVLELDGEVIQRADPHIGLLHRGTEKLAEQKTYLQSVPYMDRLDYVSMMCNEHGYVMAIERLLGLEVPLRAQYIRVMFDEITRLLNHLMWIGAHALDVGAMAVLLYAFREREDLMDCYEAVSGARMHAAYYRPGGVYRDLPDTMPQHKASLVRNAKAISALNENRQGSLLDFIEDFTVRFPKYVDEYETLLTDNRIWKQRLVGIGVVSPERAKAMGFTGAMLRGSGVEWDLRKKQPYEVYDLLDFDIPVGKNGDCYDRYLVRVEEMRQSNRIIKQCVEWLRNNSGPVMTTNHKVAPSSRVDMKSNMEELIHHFKLFTEGFHVPPGEAYAAVEHPKGEFGVYIVSDGANKPYRLKIRAPGFPHLQGLNEMAKGHMIADAVTIIGTQDIVFGEIDR
- the nuoE gene encoding NADH-quinone oxidoreductase subunit NuoE, translating into MLLSQDTYKKIDREVAKFPADQKQSAVMAALAIAQDEKGWLAPETMQDVADYLGMPAIAVQEVATFYNMYNTKPVGKHKISICTNLPCQLSGGERAAEHLKHKLGIGFRETTADGQFTLVEGECMGACGDAPVLLVNNKRMCSWMSNEKIDGLLEELKK